One Cotesia glomerata isolate CgM1 linkage group LG8, MPM_Cglom_v2.3, whole genome shotgun sequence genomic window carries:
- the LOC123270807 gene encoding protein 60A-like codes for MAKLTVVLKILTIVFINYNGSAKLTNPTNHPLLEQHLMNLIGLESVPRDSKKYRIEKRSAPIYLMDIYKNTVNQIPGFLYNDTAVDLTSYDFARINQSDVIVSFVAQQANRRGEKPELLRRMWFDVSKINKNHQLISAELRLFRDCSRVTKNSNRRAFVVTVFRVTFVNKKRKFVPVNSVVVRANFDGWFSINVTECFRLWMENPERNFGMKVVAEPLKSFTSGTRKKRKVKLEKIGIKGFDGEPERFSFLVGYFRDLGNNDQSLLNQAVEKLYQEGHHGITKRAIKSKPGLCKMTSVFVDFHEIGWDKTILAPPGYEAWDCVGMCKYPVGDFMNGTFHTVIKELYQNYNKNRFDKSHCVPIAYDSMKFLFFSDSNTVVIKNNNDAITTACGCR; via the coding sequence atggCAAAATTAACagtagtattaaaaattttgaccattgtatttataaattacaacgGGTCTGCTAAGTTAACCAACCCTACAAATCACCCTCTGCTGGAGCAACACTTGATGAATCTAATTGGGCTTGAATCAGTTCCACGAGATTCGAAAAAATATCGAATTGAAAAGCGATCCGCTCCGATTTACCTTATGGACATTTACAAAAATACCGTGAATCAAATTCCAGGATTCCTATATAACGACACTGCCGTCGATTTAACGAGCTACGACTTTGCTAGGATAAACCAGAGCGACGTAATCGTAAGTTTCGTTGCTCAGCAAGCGAACAGACGAGGAGAAAAACCTGAACTCCTCAGAAGAATGTGGTTCGACGTTTCCAAGATCAACAAAAACCACCAACTGATTTCTGCAGAACTTCGCCTGTTCCGTGACTGTTCCAGAGTTACTAAGAACAGCAACCGTCGTGCTTTTGTTGTCACAGTTTTCCGAGTAACCTTTGTCAACAAGAAACGCAAGTTTGTTCCAGTGAATTCCGTAGTAGTGCGCGCGAATTTCGACGGGTGGTTCTCGATAAACGTCACGGAGTGTTTTCGCCTGTGGATGGAGAACCCAGAAAGGAACTTTGGGATGAAAGTGGTCGCTGAGCCGCTCAAAAGTTTCACCAGTGGAACAAGGAAAAAGCGCAAGGTGAAGCTGGAGAAAATTGGAATTAAGGGATTCGATGGTGAACCAGAAAGATTCAGCTTTTTGGTGGGATACTTCAGGGACTTGGGCAATAACGATCAGTCCTTGTTGAACCAGGCTGTCGAGAAACTTTACCAGGAAGGACATCACGGAATCACCAAGAGGGCGATCAAGAGTAAACCTGGTCTTTGTAAAATGACTAGCGTGTTTGTCGATTTTCATGAGATAGGTTGGGATAAAACAATCCTTGCACCTCCCGGGTACGAGGCTTGGGACTGCGTTGGAATGTGCAAATATCCCGTTGGCGACTTCATGAATGGGACTTTTCACACTGTAATCAAGGAGCTGTAccagaattataataaaaatcggtTTGACAAGTCCCATTGTGTTCCCATTGCGTACGATTCCATGAAATTTCTATTCTTTTCTGATTCAAATACTGTGGTTATCAAGAATAACAACGACGCAATTACTACGGCTTGTGGGTGTCGTTAA
- the LOC123271068 gene encoding patched domain-containing protein 3: MRCRLTIVDDFLNQAFYKIGLCVGERPGYFVVIPILLGCICLTGYQRIHYEIDPEYLFSPINGPGKYERSIVEEHFKVNYSHRFSVSRITRPGRFGHVIVIPKDGNNLLRKDVWEELIFLDGMIKNVTAYYEGESYTYEQLCARWQDDCFNNDILNLSKIIDQVESHQINLTFPVMMNPVTFDVHIFPVYFGGSVITESLTIESVPAVQIGYFLAVDNQRQDAIGAAWEEAFLNTVGEAEGSGLFKKISTARFASRTLELELEANTKTVVPYFSSSFALMGIFSVVTCMMTDWVRSKPWLGLLGNISAGMATVSAFGFCMYLGIDFIGINLAAPFLMIGIGIDDTFVMLAAWRRTNIMDPVPQRMAATLSEAAVSITITSVTDMISFFIGIVSPFPSVRIFCIYSGFAVVFTFLFHLTFFSGCVAISGYCEQKNRHSVVCCQVMPLSKSTHRSWFYRVFCTGGVDPADPNNPVDNPEHGCMTWFRDYLAAFLNCPAVKALVILLFGAYLIGALYGLTTLKEGLERRKLSKEDSYSIVFYDREDLYFREFPYRIQVIVSGNYNYSDPVVQAQMESLMSALEGTPYISNPLYSESWLRSFLAYIEDNKDYLNTTLDSEESFIKSLKKNWLTPGSTDALDVRFDETGERILASRFLIQAVNVSGTNQEKDMLKTLRQICADSPLNASVFHPYFVFFDQFELVKPTSVQCMIYGALIMMLISFIFIPNVLCCLWIAFCIVSIELGVAGYMALWNVHLDSISMVNLIMCIGFSVDFTAHICYAYMSSKKTHPDDRVRDCLYSLGLPIVQGALSTILGLVALLLAGTYIFLVFFKMVFLVIFFGALHGIFLLPVLLSIFGPGSCSPRVPEKKKEEVGKIPPPFVIPHPSLMYHQTKTPDRIQVEERDPGLGTSEDSTSTESGSSRKDKDKTPSRVVIENTNTMGWKRSLGMLYGSQFHATAPRPDYPGCELRHSLDNRKDIRTVPHLYYAPQRVPVVSERDGRSQSYHNICSGSRHVKELR, from the exons atGCGTTGCAGACTAACGATCGTCGACGACTTTCTCAATCAAGCGTTCTACAAAATCGGACTTTGCGTTGGCGAAAGACCCGGGTACTTTGTAGTCATACCGATTCTCCTTGGATGTATTTGTCTCACTGGGTACCAGAGAATCCATTATGAAATCGATCCCGAATACTTATTTTCGCCGATCAACGGCCCTGGCAAGTATGAGAGAAGTATCGTCGAAGAACATTTTAAAGTTAACTACAGTCACCGGTTTAGTGTCAGTAGAATCACCCGGCCAg GCAGGTTTGGCCACGTGATAGTAATTCCCAAAGACGGAAACAACCTACTGAGGAAAGATGTTTGGGAAGAATTAATATTTCTCGATggtatgattaaaaatgttaCTGCTTATTACGAAGGCGAGAGTTATACTTACGAGCAGCTTTGTGCTAGATGGCAGGATGattgttttaataatgatattcttaatttatctaaaattatcga cCAAGTCGAATcgcatcaaataaatttaacatttccaGTAATGATGAATCCGGTGACATTCGACGTCCATATCTTCCCAGTATACTTTGGAGGCAGTGTAATTACGGAAAGTCTGACTATTGAAAGTGTACCAGCGGTACAAATTGGATATTTTCTCGCTGTTGACAACCAACGGCAGGACGCTAT AGGCGCAGCGTGGGAAGAAGCATTCCTAAACACCGTGGGTGAAGCTGAAGGTTCTGGACTCTTCAAGAAGATAAGTACAGCGCGTTTCGCCTCACGAACCCTTGAACTCGAACTCGAAGCGAACACCAAAACCGTGGTGCCGTATTTCTCTAGCAGCTTTGCACTGATGGGAATTTTCTCGGTGGTCACCTGCATGATGACCGACTGGGTAAGAAGCAAGCCCTGGCTCGGCCTCCTGGGGAACATCTCCGCGGGCATGGCCACCGTCTCAGCTTTTGGATTCTGCATGTACCTCGGGATTGATTTTATTGGCATAAACCTCGCAGCTCCGTTCCTGATGATcg gAATCGGAATAGATGACACTTTTGTGATGCTGGCTGCTTGGAGGAGGACCAATATTATGGACCCAGTTCCCCAGAGGATGGCTGCGACTTTAAGCGAAGCTGCTGTTTCGATAACTATTACTTCAGTTACTGACATGATTTCTTTCTTCATTGGAATTGTTTCGCCGTTTCCTTCTGTCAGAATTTTCTGCATTTATTCtg gATTCGCCGTagtttttacatttttgttcCACTTGACTTTCTTTAGTGGATGTGTTGCCATAAGTGGATATTGCGAGCAAAAAAACAGACACAGTGTTGTTTGTTGTCAAGTGATGCCTCTTTCTAAGTCAA ccCATAGATCCTGGTTTTACCGAGTGTTTTGTACCGGAGGAGTCGATCCAGCAGACCCAAATAATCCAGTAGATAATCCTGAGCATGGATGCATGACCTGGTTCCGAGATTATTTAGCAGCTTTCTTAAATTGTCCTGCAGTAAAGGCACTAGTGATACTCTTGTTCGGAGCCTATCTCATCGGAGCCCTCTACGGACTGACTACTCTCAAAGAAGGTTTAGAGAGACGCAAACTCTCCAAAGAAGACTCGTACTCCATAGTCTTCTACGACCGTGAGGACTTGTACTTCCGCGAATTTCCCTACCGCATTCAG GTTATAGTTTCTGGAAACTACAACTACAGTGACCCAGTGGTCCAAGCACAAATGGAAAGCCTGATGAGTGCTTTAGAAGGAACGCCGTACATAAGCAACCCTCTTTACTCTGAAAGCTGGCTAAGAAGTTTTCTCGCCTATATTGAAGACAACAAAGACTACTTGAACACGACTCTGGACAGCGAGGAGAGCTTCATaaaatctttgaaaaaaaactggCTGACTCCAGGGAGCACTGACGCCTTGGACGTGAGATTTGACGAAACTGGGGAGCGAATTCTGGCCAGCAGGTTCCTGATCCAGGCTGTTAATGTAAGTGGAACTAATCAAGAAAAAGACATGTTGAAGACTCTGAGGCAGATATGTGCGGATTCTCCATTGAACGCGAGTGTCTTCCACCCGTATTTCGTCTTTTTCGACCAGTTTGAGCTGGTGAAGCCGACTAGTGTCCAATGTATGATTTATGGCGCGTTGATCATGATGCTGATCTCCTTTATCTTCATCCCCAATGTGCTGTGCTGCTTGTGGATCGCTTTTTGCATCGTCTCCATAGAGCTGGGAGTTGCCGGTTATATGGCACTGTGGAATGTCCATCTGGACAGCATCTCCATGGTTAACCTGATCATGTGTATAGGATTCAGTGTGGATTTCACAGCTCATATCTGCTACGCGTATATGAGCTCCAAAAAAACGCACCCGGATGACCGGGTAAGGGATTGTCTGTATAGTCTAGGACTCCCGATAGTTCAAGGTGCGCTGTCAACAATCCTCGGGCTGGTAGCTTTGCTTCTCGCAGGAACTTACATCTTCCTGGTATTCTTCAAGATGGTCTTCCTGGTGATATTCTTCGGAGCTCTGCATGGAATATTCCTGTTGCCGGTTTTGCTGTCTATTTTCGGACCCGGGTCGTGTTCACCACGAGTACCCGAAAAGAAAAAGGAAGAAGTTGGAAAAATCCCTCCTCCTTTCGTGATTCCTCACCCGAGTCTCATGTATCATCAGACCAAGACTCCTGATCGGATACAGGTCGAAGAACGGGATCCAGGTCTGGGAACCAGCGAAGACAGCACCTCGACCGAAAGCGGATCATCCAGGAAAGATAAAGATAAAACTCCTAGCAGAGTTGTTATTGAAAATACTAATACCATGGGATGGAAGAGATCATTGGGGATGTTGTACGGCTCCCAGTTCCACGCTACCGCACCGAGGCCAGATTACCCTGGGTGTGAGCTCAGACACTCACTGGACAATAGAAAAGACATCAGAACTGTTCCTCATCTATACTACGCTCCTCAAAGGGTCCCGGTTGTGAGCGAAAGGGATGGACGCAGTCAGTCTTACCACAATATTTGCAGCGGCTCTAGGCATGTGAAGGAGTTGAGATAA
- the LOC123270039 gene encoding uncharacterized protein LOC123270039 has protein sequence MSEENESATAKLDEIGKIITQVQEQNSKVKANLRELKKKSESIEKRINVEIDKNNEMISKAQELGDDQKKLDQLITDQMNKISEKFKTLERVEQELLEKEQTIQNLIKEKFVTS, from the exons ATGAGTgaag aaaatgaATCAGCTACGGCGAAGTTGGATGAAAtaggaaaaataataacacaaGTTCAGGAACAAAATAGCAAAGTGAAAGCAAATTTAAgagaactgaaaaaaaaaagtgaaagcATCGAAAAGAGAATAAACGTCGAAATCGATAAGAACAATGAGATGATCAGCAAAGCCCAGGAACTGGGGGATGACCAGAAGAAACTCGACCAGTTAATCACCGACCAGATGAATAAGATTTCTGAAAAGTTTAAAACTCTAGAACGGGTCGAGCAAGAGCTACTAGAAAAAGAACAAActatacaaaatttaataaaagaa aaattcgTAACAtcctaa
- the LOC123270590 gene encoding spermine oxidase-like: protein MSRVIIVGAGPSGIAAASRLIQNGFDVTIFEAENRIGGRLCSFLMGEYMADLGAEWVHGEKDNVAFELAWPLGLLERTYENKEFNSSGIFVGSDGEIISEQVAAPLLKLLENISDTVGDVVGTLKTGSVGEYAEIKINEYFKSHPEISADKHKPLMESLNLAQMTMDGAKNWHEVSAKGFKDYADCEGDQLINWKHRTYSTILDILMKKYPNPKEELPIRSKTKLNSKISRIDYSKSPIKVTTINGENFFSDHVIVTPSIAVLQKNHETLFTPALTGKKLNAIMNLALGRIAKILVYYENPWWIGEPFWFRHLYWTSEDKKKIENDPQRRWMLGLTSSMRIEHKPKMMVFWVTGCYVYEMESIDEKLFQEQVKQVINKFFGKTHKLSEPNIIKRSLWNTNENFLGTQSFRPVKADLVDAHIEDYAAPIEVNNKPTILFAGEATSLHYSTVHGAIESGWREADRLINYYK from the exons ATGTCACGGGTAATAATAGTCGGCGCAGGTCCTTCTGGGATTGCCGCGGCTTCGCGACTTATTCAAAATGGATTTGACGTGACGATTTTTGAGGCTGAAAACCGTATCGGTGGGAGACTTTGTTCCTTTTTAAtgg GTGAATATATGGCGGATCTTGGAGCAGAATGGGTCCACGGAGAAAAAGACAACGTGGCCTTTGAACTAGCATGGCCACTGGGACTACTAGAACGAACTTACGAGAACAAAGAGTTCAATTCATCAGGAATATTTGTTGGTTCTGATGGAGAAATCATTTCCGAACAGGTTGCAGCCCCACTCTTGAAGCTCTTGGAGAATATCAGCGATACTGTTGGAGATGTCGTTGGGACTCTCAAGACTGGATCCGTAGGTGAATACGCAGAAATCAA aATCAacgaatattttaaaagtcaCCCGGAAATTAGCGCTGATAAACACAAACCTTTAATGGAGTCTCTCAATTTAGCGCAGATGACAATGGATGGCGCTAAAAACTGGCATGAAGTATCTGCTAAAGGCTTCAAAGACTATGCAGACTGTGAAGGAGACCAATTAATCAATTGGAAACACCGAACTTACTCTACAATTCTGGATATTTTAATG aaaaaatatcCGAATCCAAAAGAAGAATTGCCGATTAGAagtaaaacaaaattgaaCTCTAAAATTTCCCGTATCGATTACTCTAAAAGTCCCATCAAGGTAACAACAATTAACggcgaaaattttttctcggatCATGTCATAGTGACGCCATCCATAGCAGTTTTACAGAAAAACCACGAAACATTATTCACTCCGGCGTTAACTGGCAAAAAGCTCAATGCGATAAtg AATCTTGCTTTGGGCCGCATAGCGAAGATACTTGTCTATTATGAGAACCCATGGTGGATAGGGGAGCCATTTTGGTTTAGACATTTGTACTGGACAtcagaagataaaaaaaaaattgaaaatgac CCACAAAGAAGATGGATGTTAGGACTTACCTCATCAATGCGCATAGAACACAAACCAAAGATGATGGTTTTCTGGGTTACTGGATGTTATGTTTATGAAATGGAGTCTATTGATGAAAAACTGTTTCAAGAACAAGTTAAGCAAgtgatcaataaattttttggaaagaCTCACAAACTTTCGGAGCCGAATATCATCAAAAG GAGTCTTTGGAACACCAATGAAAACTTTCTGGGAACTCAGAGCTTCCGACCCGTAAAAGCTGACCTTGTTGATGCTCACATTGAAGACTATGCTGCACCCAttgaagtaaataataaacct aCTATATTATTTGCTGGCGAAGCGACATCTCTTCATTACTCAACAGTTCATGGCGCTATTGAGTCAGGATGGCGTGAAGCTGATcgtttaatcaattattacaaGTAG